The window CAACGGCAGCACCGTCGACAGCGCCAAGTGGACGCCCAACTGGTTCGGCTGCCAGACCTGCACCACGCAGCCGGTCAACCCCGACATCGAGCTGGCGGCCTACGCCCCGTCGCAGTCCACCGTCAGCGGCGGCTCGCTGCACCTGAACATCGCCCAGCAGCCGACCGTGGTGAACGGCAAGACCTACCCGTACCGCTCCGGCATGCTCTCCTCCAACGGCAAGGCGGAGTTCACCTACGGCGCCTTCGAGGCACGGATCTACCTGCCCGCCGACGGCTCGCAGATCGCCAACTGGCCGGCGTTCTGGACGGACGGTCACAACTGGCCGGCCGACGGCGAGATGGACGTCATGGAGGGCCTGGGCGGCCAGGCCTGCTACCACTACCACTCGCCGTCCGGCGGCCCCGGCGGCTGCGCCACGGGCAACTACAGCGGCTGGCACACCTACGGCGCCGAGTGGAAGCCGGGTTCGGTGACCTACTTCTACGACGGCAAGCAGGTCGGACAGATCACCACCGGCATCAGCTCGTCGCCGCAGTACCTGATCCTGAACAACGCCGTCTGGTCCGGCGGCGGTCCGTCGGCGACGCCGGCCGACATGCAGGTCGACTACGTGCGGGTCTGGCAGCACTGACCTGCCGTCCAGCAGCACAGTACGGCGGTGGCCCGACCTCCCGGGGTCGGGCCACCGCCGTTCCCGGAGCGTCCGCGTCGTCGGATCCCCGTTCGGCCTCCGGGGCCCGAACGGCCGCCGGTCGACCGGCCCGGACCAGGTGCGCGTCCGTGGCCGACCGAGGCGGGGAACCGGAAACCGGCTCCCCGCGGGTGCGACCGAGGCCCCGCGCTCCGGGGGAAGCGCGGGACCTCGGTGGATCAGGAGCCCGGACCGGGCGACCCGGCCGGGCCGGGGGCGGTCGCCGTCCGAGCGGTGCGGTTGTGGTGTGCAACCGCGGCACGGCGGGGTTTCCCGTCGAGCCGTGCGCAGGCTGGGCCGGCCGCTACGGGACTTCGGGCACGGGAGCCGTCGATCGCGTCGGGGGACGCGGGACGATCGAGGCGGCGGCCAGGCAGCCGGCGGCGAGGAGCCAGGCGCCGAGGACGTCCAGGGGCCAGTGCACCCCGAGGTAGATACGGCTGAGGCCGATCGAGCCCGCGAACAGGGCCGCGGTCACGACGGCGGCCCGGGCCGCCCGGGGGTGGGCGCGGGCGACGGCGAGGGCGAGCAGGCCCGCGCAGAGCGCGGAGGTGAAGGCGTGTCCGGACGGGAAGGCGAATCCGGAGGCGGTGAACGCCCAGTCGGTCCGCGGCGGCCGGGGGCGGCCGAAGGCGTGCATCAGGCCCTGGCGCAGCAACTGGCCCGCGGCCAGGCAGAGCACGGGGGCGAGCACGGTCCCGGCGGTCGCACGGCGGGACCGGGGGGCGGGGGAGGCGCGCAGGGTGACGAGGCCCGCGGCCAGCACCAGGAGGTAGGGCGCGACGCCCGTGCCGAGCGAGGTGACGGCGAGGGCCACCGTCTCGGCGACGGGCGGGCGG of the Kitasatospora sp. NBC_01246 genome contains:
- a CDS encoding phosphatase PAP2 family protein, which translates into the protein MAHRVTGRRRPAVLAGSWAAFAVLAAVLAAHDWTPFPFERTAVDWSVAHRPPVAETVALAVTSLGTGVAPYLLVLAAGLVTLRASPAPRSRRATAGTVLAPVLCLAAGQLLRQGLMHAFGRPRPPRTDWAFTASGFAFPSGHAFTSALCAGLLALAVARAHPRAARAAVVTAALFAGSIGLSRIYLGVHWPLDVLGAWLLAAGCLAAASIVPRPPTRSTAPVPEVP